A stretch of Pristis pectinata isolate sPriPec2 chromosome 26, sPriPec2.1.pri, whole genome shotgun sequence DNA encodes these proteins:
- the mrps16 gene encoding 28S ribosomal protein S16, mitochondrial: MVHLSPALQKYYHRGFVCIRLALGGCTNRPFYKIVAAHNKRARDGKYLEQLGSYDPMPNVFNEKLVSLNLDRIKYWLGCGAQMTKPVAKLLGLSGFFPLHPMTVTGAERFHRKQALKAQAASEEEPVNVSEDEQPIA, translated from the exons ATGGTGCATCTCT CTCCAGCTTTGCAGAAATATTATCACCGGGGCTTCGTGTGCATCCGGCTCGCTCTGGGTGGCTGCACCAATCGCCCGTTCTACAAGATCGTTGCTGCACACAACAAGCGGGCCCGCGATGGCAAGTACTTGGAGCAGCTGGGCTCGTATGACCCCATGCCTAACGTTTTCAATGAGAAGTTGGTCAGTTTGAACTTGGACAGGATCAAGTATTGGCTGGGCTGTGGTGCGCAGATGACGAAGCCGGTCGCCAAGCTGCTAG GCCTGTCTGGCTTTTTCCCTCTACACCCCATGACAGTGACTGGGGCAGAGAGATTCCACAGGAAACAAGCACTGAAGGCACAGGCTGCATCAGAAGAAGAGCCTGTGAATGTTTCAGAGGATGAGCAACCAATTGCCTAA